Proteins from a single region of Ensifer adhaerens:
- a CDS encoding glycoside hydrolase family 43 protein: protein MTTMIRNPILPGFNPDPSICRVGDDYYIATSTFEWYPGVQIHHSRDLVNWRLVRRPLERRSQLDMRGNPDSCGVWAPCLSYDDGLFWLVYTDVKRFDGNFKDAHNYIVTAEAIEATWSDPVYVNSSGFDPSLFHDDDGRKWFLNMQWNHRTESFGGSPKHPAFDGILLQEWDERTRRLVGPVKNIFAGSPLGLVEGPHLFKKNGWYYLTTAEGGTGYDHAVTMARSRSIDGPYEMHPDTYLITSKDHPEAPLQRAGHGQYIETPDGQAYHTHLTGRPLPPQRRCTLGRETALQKCVWRDDGWLYLENGGPVPEVRVPAPGTVDQVAAPTVVETDFDEGTLPVEFQWLRTPEPARIFSLERRPGHLRLFGRESIGSWFEQALVARRQEHHSFRAETSIDFVAETYQQVAGLTHYYNRHKFHALGLTWHETLGRALTILSCPGDFPHGRLEFPLGSGIAIPDGPIDLAMEIRDNDLQFFWRPTEAQDWSPIGPVLDAGVVSDEGGRGEHGSFTGAFAGMFAFDTSGAGKPADFDHFRYVSLAG from the coding sequence ATGACCACCATGATCCGCAACCCAATTCTGCCAGGGTTCAATCCGGACCCTTCGATCTGCCGCGTCGGCGACGATTACTACATCGCGACCTCCACCTTCGAATGGTATCCGGGCGTGCAGATCCACCACTCGCGCGATCTGGTGAACTGGCGGCTGGTGCGGCGGCCGCTGGAGCGGAGAAGCCAGCTTGACATGCGCGGCAATCCCGATAGCTGCGGCGTCTGGGCGCCGTGCCTGTCCTATGACGACGGGCTGTTCTGGCTGGTCTATACCGACGTCAAGCGCTTCGACGGCAACTTCAAGGACGCGCACAATTACATCGTGACGGCCGAAGCGATCGAGGCGACCTGGTCGGACCCGGTCTACGTCAATTCCTCGGGCTTCGATCCCTCGCTCTTCCATGACGACGATGGCCGCAAATGGTTCCTCAACATGCAGTGGAACCACCGCACCGAGAGTTTTGGCGGCTCGCCCAAGCATCCGGCCTTCGACGGCATTCTGCTGCAGGAATGGGACGAGCGCACACGCAGGCTCGTCGGTCCGGTGAAGAACATCTTTGCCGGCTCGCCGCTCGGGCTCGTCGAGGGTCCGCATCTCTTCAAGAAAAACGGTTGGTACTATCTGACCACCGCCGAAGGGGGCACCGGCTACGACCATGCCGTCACCATGGCGCGCTCGCGCAGCATCGACGGCCCCTACGAGATGCATCCGGATACCTACCTCATCACCTCGAAGGATCATCCGGAGGCGCCCTTGCAGCGGGCCGGGCACGGCCAGTACATCGAGACGCCCGACGGCCAGGCCTATCACACGCATCTGACCGGCCGACCGCTGCCGCCGCAGCGTCGCTGCACGCTCGGCCGCGAGACGGCGCTGCAGAAATGCGTCTGGCGTGACGATGGGTGGCTCTACCTTGAAAATGGCGGGCCGGTGCCGGAGGTGCGTGTGCCGGCTCCGGGAACGGTGGATCAGGTGGCGGCGCCGACGGTCGTCGAAACCGATTTCGATGAAGGCACGCTTCCGGTCGAATTTCAGTGGCTGCGCACGCCTGAGCCTGCGCGGATCTTTTCGCTCGAGAGGCGTCCGGGTCATCTGCGGCTGTTCGGACGGGAAAGCATCGGCAGTTGGTTCGAACAGGCACTTGTCGCGCGGCGGCAGGAGCATCATTCCTTCCGCGCGGAGACATCAATCGATTTCGTCGCCGAAACCTATCAACAGGTCGCGGGCCTGACGCACTACTACAACCGCCACAAGTTCCACGCGCTCGGCCTGACCTGGCACGAGACGCTCGGGCGGGCGCTGACCATCCTCTCATGCCCCGGCGATTTCCCGCACGGGCGGCTGGAGTTTCCCCTCGGCAGCGGCATCGCCATTCCAGATGGTCCGATCGATCTTGCCATGGAGATCCGCGACAACGACTTGCAGTTCTTCTGGCGGCCAACGGAAGCGCAGGACTGGTCGCCAATTGGCCCGGTTCTCGATGCCGGCGTGGTCTCGGACGAGGGCGGTCGCGGCGAGCATGGCTCGTTCACCGGTGCCTTTGCGGGCATGTTTGCCTTCGATACCTCGGGTGCCGGCAAGCCAGCCGATTTCGATCACTTCCGTTACGTCAGTCTCGCGGGGTAG
- a CDS encoding TRAP transporter small permease subunit has protein sequence MRALLGFSRLIDTITEFIGKSVSWLILAAVLVSAGNAIIRKIFNMSSNAWLEAQWYLFGAAFMFAAAYTLSQNEHIRIDVVYGQFSRRVQHWIDLLGHLFFLMPFVLLVLYYLFPYVKMSYVSGEVSSSAGGLIIWPAKAILLFGFLLLAFQGVSEIIKKIAIMTGNMEDPTPYVPTHAPLDDVVSPETRP, from the coding sequence ATGAGAGCTTTGCTCGGCTTCAGCCGACTCATAGACACGATTACGGAATTCATCGGAAAGAGCGTTTCATGGCTGATCCTGGCCGCTGTGCTCGTCAGCGCCGGTAATGCCATCATACGCAAAATCTTCAACATGTCGTCGAACGCCTGGCTCGAGGCGCAATGGTACCTGTTCGGCGCCGCCTTCATGTTTGCCGCGGCCTATACGCTGAGCCAGAACGAACACATCCGCATCGATGTGGTCTACGGCCAGTTCTCGCGCCGCGTGCAGCATTGGATCGACCTCCTGGGGCATCTCTTCTTTCTGATGCCCTTCGTTCTGCTCGTGCTCTACTACCTCTTCCCCTATGTGAAGATGTCCTACGTCTCGGGCGAAGTCTCATCGTCCGCCGGCGGCCTGATCATCTGGCCGGCCAAAGCCATCCTGCTCTTCGGCTTCCTGTTGCTCGCCTTCCAGGGCGTGTCGGAGATCATCAAGAAGATCGCGATCATGACCGGAAACATGGAAGACCCGACACCCTATGTGCCGACCCATGCGCCGCTTGACGATGTCGTGTCTCCGGAGACCCGTCCATGA
- a CDS encoding RcnB family protein — protein MKRLLIALVASSVLITPVAALAQPAGSFEVAQNYDRSRRPVDRQMDRHVDKHVTIEKRVIVKKKERWARGHRLTPAERRHMAQVRDYRYYKLRPPPRGQQWVRVDNDFLLISLATGVIVGLATAH, from the coding sequence ATGAAACGTCTCCTGATCGCGCTCGTCGCCAGCTCCGTTCTGATTACGCCGGTCGCAGCACTTGCCCAGCCGGCAGGATCCTTCGAGGTGGCGCAGAATTATGACCGCTCCCGCCGCCCCGTCGATCGCCAGATGGATCGCCACGTCGACAAGCACGTCACGATCGAAAAGCGCGTGATCGTCAAGAAAAAGGAAAGATGGGCGCGCGGCCATCGCCTGACGCCGGCCGAGCGGCGACACATGGCCCAGGTGCGCGACTATCGCTATTACAAGCTGCGTCCGCCACCGCGCGGCCAGCAGTGGGTCCGGGTCGACAACGACTTCCTGCTGATCAGCCTCGCCACCGGCGTGATCGTCGGGCTGGCGACGGCGCACTGA